One genomic window of Polyangium aurulentum includes the following:
- a CDS encoding cytochrome c peroxidase, whose amino-acid sequence MKYRASRTTLPQAGAIAILSAALAAACSDKATPPAGGSAATPTSSAAEPSASSAPQPKKPPRTLQGSALALSPDGARVFVADEDHESLFVLPAGLTDEPARVIAAPGPPAQIVALDGLVLVTVRTLPTDDARAAREEIRGKTPTPEGAKSYGATTLKSAPLEMRPWTGKFIHPKDREKWLAGELEAPEPSGSAPRPAKPGEPSPKAKPSGSASASAPPKQGTPSKPFDPNTVRKSQGGLLVGYRPDPEKGLVEAFRVGVAPDAWGLGVTPDAKRAVVTSAWSGEASVIDLEASKVVASLKVDREPRGVAIAADGKTAFISHLVGTALTKITGLDAAPEATSVALPPSPPRTPFGSELGASLAYSLVFSPDGKSLYVPRHALGAEGIGAWWGAPVVDVLDTKTEKHIAPKHSPAYPKTRTNAEFIGDPPDWMASEGQPPGPRPELVQPRATVYRKKTDTLLIASEGWDALTEVDALTVDPAMFVRRTYDLSGAYDAFGHFALRGGAPSAIALSEDEDTAYVFCRTTFDVARIDLATGKASWLHLADDGLPVDAAYGRRLFTNARSFELSGGIGCAACHPDGRDDGYVWREGMLSVRFHDFPRFVGLRANVKGANENTPPNVQAAMQKPKLHPRQTPMLAGRVRASGPYGWHAENQTLIERLLAGFELHRGAWEDGGDTTAGQNIAKIDYLIDYLQSGLLPPPTPVRELSEVEKKGKAIFENKNTANCASCHVPESEFTDRTAYPLRALSTRQGFDEEENVAFKTPSLRFIAGTAPYFHDGSATTLEDLVRKNGTRMGNTSSLSADDQAALVAYLKTL is encoded by the coding sequence ATGAAGTACCGAGCCTCTCGAACGACGCTGCCGCAGGCGGGCGCGATTGCCATCCTCTCCGCAGCCCTCGCAGCCGCTTGCTCCGACAAGGCGACCCCGCCTGCAGGCGGCTCCGCGGCGACGCCGACCTCCTCGGCAGCCGAGCCGAGCGCCTCCTCCGCGCCGCAGCCGAAGAAGCCTCCGCGCACCCTGCAGGGCAGCGCCCTCGCCCTCTCGCCCGACGGCGCGCGCGTCTTCGTGGCCGACGAGGATCACGAGTCCCTCTTCGTGCTCCCCGCAGGCCTCACGGACGAGCCCGCTCGCGTGATTGCGGCGCCCGGACCGCCTGCGCAGATCGTCGCCCTCGATGGCCTCGTGCTCGTCACGGTGCGCACGCTGCCCACCGACGATGCGCGGGCCGCGCGCGAGGAGATTCGCGGCAAGACCCCCACGCCGGAGGGCGCGAAGAGCTATGGCGCCACGACGCTGAAGAGCGCGCCGCTCGAAATGAGGCCGTGGACGGGCAAGTTCATTCACCCGAAGGATCGCGAAAAATGGCTCGCGGGCGAACTCGAGGCGCCCGAGCCGTCGGGCTCGGCCCCTCGCCCGGCCAAACCCGGCGAACCCTCGCCGAAAGCGAAGCCCTCCGGCTCTGCCTCGGCGAGCGCCCCGCCCAAGCAAGGCACTCCCTCCAAGCCTTTCGACCCGAATACGGTGCGCAAGAGCCAGGGCGGCCTGCTCGTCGGGTATCGCCCCGACCCTGAAAAAGGCCTCGTCGAGGCCTTCCGCGTGGGAGTCGCGCCCGACGCCTGGGGCCTCGGCGTGACGCCCGACGCAAAGCGCGCGGTCGTGACGAGCGCCTGGTCGGGCGAGGCGAGCGTCATCGATCTCGAGGCGTCCAAGGTCGTCGCTTCCTTGAAGGTCGATCGCGAGCCGCGCGGCGTCGCCATTGCGGCCGACGGCAAGACCGCGTTCATCTCGCACCTCGTCGGGACGGCGCTCACCAAGATCACGGGCCTCGACGCCGCGCCCGAGGCCACCTCGGTCGCCCTGCCGCCCTCGCCCCCGCGCACGCCGTTCGGCTCGGAGCTCGGCGCCTCGCTCGCCTATTCGCTCGTCTTTTCTCCCGACGGCAAGAGCCTCTACGTGCCGCGCCACGCCCTCGGGGCCGAGGGCATCGGCGCCTGGTGGGGCGCGCCCGTGGTCGACGTTCTCGATACGAAGACCGAAAAGCACATCGCGCCCAAGCACAGCCCCGCCTATCCGAAGACACGGACGAATGCGGAGTTCATCGGCGACCCGCCCGACTGGATGGCCTCCGAGGGGCAGCCGCCCGGCCCGCGCCCGGAGCTGGTGCAGCCGCGCGCCACCGTTTACCGCAAAAAGACCGACACCCTGCTCATCGCGAGCGAGGGCTGGGACGCGCTCACCGAGGTCGACGCGCTCACCGTCGATCCGGCCATGTTCGTTCGGCGCACCTACGATCTGAGCGGCGCCTACGACGCATTCGGCCATTTCGCCCTGCGCGGCGGCGCGCCCTCTGCGATTGCGCTCTCCGAGGACGAGGACACCGCTTACGTCTTCTGCCGGACCACCTTCGACGTCGCGCGCATCGATCTCGCGACGGGCAAAGCCTCGTGGCTGCACCTCGCGGACGACGGCCTGCCGGTCGACGCCGCCTACGGCCGGCGGCTGTTCACCAATGCGCGCAGCTTCGAGCTTTCGGGCGGCATCGGCTGCGCGGCTTGCCACCCCGACGGGCGCGACGACGGGTACGTCTGGCGCGAGGGTATGCTGTCCGTCCGCTTCCATGACTTCCCGCGATTCGTCGGTCTGCGCGCCAACGTGAAGGGGGCCAACGAGAACACCCCGCCGAATGTCCAGGCGGCGATGCAAAAGCCCAAGCTCCATCCCCGCCAGACCCCGATGCTCGCCGGCCGCGTGCGCGCCTCGGGCCCCTACGGCTGGCACGCCGAGAACCAGACGCTCATCGAGCGGCTCCTCGCCGGATTCGAGCTCCATCGCGGCGCCTGGGAGGACGGCGGCGATACGACGGCCGGCCAGAACATCGCGAAGATCGATTACCTCATCGATTACCTCCAGTCGGGCCTCCTGCCGCCCCCCACGCCCGTGCGCGAATTGAGCGAGGTCGAGAAGAAGGGCAAGGCCATCTTCGAGAACAAGAACACGGCGAACTGCGCCTCCTGCCACGTGCCGGAGAGCGAATTCACCGATCGCACCGCATACCCGCTGCGCGCGCTCTCCACGCGGCAAGGCTTCGACGAGGAGGAGAACGTCGCCTTCAAGACGCCCTCGCTCCGCTTCATCGCGGGCACGGCGCCCTATTTCCACGACGGCAGCGCGACCACGCTCGAGGACCTCGTGCGCAAGAACGGCACGCGCATGGGCAACACGAGCAGCCTCTCGGCCGATGACCAGGCCGCGCTCGTGGCTTACCTGAAGACGCTTTGA
- a CDS encoding tetratricopeptide repeat protein, protein MIGSDRRMALALGAAALLLVPGSARADADKPLGSSAMAEALFKEAKELLKRGKVPEACRKLEGSYRIDPAPGTLLNLALCHEKEGKTASAWGELNESLQIAKKTNRKDREKIAREHIAAIEPKLSRFVVAVPAEAQVNGLVVEMDGVPLEKGAWGTAIPIDPGEHAAVAKAPKYRTWESKLTVEEAKVATLLVPKLERVPDAKPPEPAGQWKKPVGYSMLGVSAVLLGLGTVFGVRAMSLGNETADGCKNMVCNEAGWEALQSGRSSATAANVLLPIGLAAAGVGAFFLITAPRSTDGAPSSAGKDARIEVRAGAVALPGGGYLGVGGAF, encoded by the coding sequence ATGATCGGCTCTGACCGGCGCATGGCTCTCGCGCTCGGCGCGGCCGCCCTGCTTCTCGTGCCCGGGTCGGCGCGCGCGGACGCGGACAAACCCCTCGGGTCCTCGGCAATGGCGGAGGCGCTCTTCAAGGAGGCCAAGGAGCTTCTGAAGCGCGGCAAGGTGCCCGAGGCGTGCCGCAAGCTCGAGGGCAGCTACCGCATCGATCCGGCCCCCGGGACGCTCTTGAACCTCGCGCTCTGCCACGAGAAAGAGGGCAAGACCGCGTCGGCCTGGGGCGAGCTGAACGAGTCGTTGCAGATCGCGAAGAAGACGAATCGCAAGGACCGCGAGAAGATCGCGCGCGAGCACATCGCGGCGATCGAGCCCAAGCTGTCGCGCTTCGTGGTGGCCGTGCCGGCCGAGGCGCAGGTGAATGGGCTCGTGGTCGAGATGGACGGCGTGCCGCTCGAAAAGGGCGCCTGGGGCACGGCAATCCCGATCGATCCGGGCGAGCACGCGGCCGTCGCAAAAGCGCCGAAGTACAGGACCTGGGAATCGAAGCTCACGGTCGAGGAGGCGAAGGTCGCGACCCTGCTCGTGCCGAAGCTCGAGCGCGTGCCGGACGCGAAGCCGCCGGAGCCGGCCGGGCAATGGAAGAAGCCCGTGGGCTATTCGATGCTCGGCGTATCGGCCGTGCTGCTCGGGCTCGGGACGGTGTTCGGCGTGCGGGCGATGTCGCTCGGGAACGAGACGGCCGACGGGTGCAAGAACATGGTCTGCAACGAGGCCGGCTGGGAGGCGCTGCAGAGCGGCAGGAGCTCGGCGACGGCCGCGAACGTGCTTTTGCCCATCGGCCTCGCCGCCGCGGGCGTGGGGGCGTTTTTCCTGATCACCGCGCCCCGATCGACGGATGGCGCGCCCTCGTCCGCGGGAAAGGACGCGCGGATCGAGGTGCGCGCGGGGGCGGTGGCCCTCCCCGGCGGCGGATATCTCGGCGTGGGAGGTGCATTTTGA
- a CDS encoding serine/threonine-protein kinase, which yields MSYPSDNRFTPRVGALIAGKYRIEKKLGEGGMGVVVAASHLQLGGKVALKFLVPGGENREDAIARLLREAQSAVRIKSDHVAKVLDVGTLDSGDPYIVMELLEGTDLNRLVSRNGPLPVADAVEYTLQAAEAVAEAHAIGIVHRDLKPANVFLTSKPDGSPFVKVLDFGIAKSIAPKEAGEVSLTVGGDVLGSPLYMSPEQIRNPKGVDPRADVWSLGAILYKLLTGRAAFEADNPSASLAMIIADDPTPPRTLRPGVPEGLEAVVLRCLEKGIDRRYQSVDELARDLLPFAPERPRGRPWAAPKGATSPAAPGGTARSPLAVATLRSAREQTPSTSRKSTVIVVAAMCAAAVLGGVGALLFLRASKGAPQETATPDPRPPEPPPAAAMTASPRPTLEPAPPPSAEGTGAQPAATAAPTNARKTAPPASATNRPRTSDDAALDDRL from the coding sequence ATGAGCTACCCCAGCGACAACCGCTTCACCCCGCGCGTCGGGGCCTTGATCGCCGGGAAATACCGCATCGAGAAGAAGCTCGGCGAGGGCGGCATGGGCGTGGTGGTCGCGGCGAGCCACCTGCAGCTCGGCGGCAAGGTCGCTCTCAAGTTCCTCGTCCCAGGCGGCGAAAATCGCGAGGATGCCATCGCGCGCCTGCTGCGCGAGGCGCAGAGCGCCGTCCGGATCAAGAGCGATCACGTGGCCAAGGTGCTCGATGTGGGCACGCTCGACAGCGGCGATCCGTACATCGTGATGGAGCTGCTCGAGGGCACCGACCTGAACAGGCTCGTGAGCAGGAACGGGCCGCTCCCGGTCGCCGACGCGGTCGAGTACACGCTGCAAGCCGCCGAAGCCGTCGCCGAGGCGCACGCGATCGGGATCGTTCACCGCGATCTGAAGCCCGCCAACGTGTTCCTCACGAGCAAGCCCGACGGCTCGCCGTTCGTCAAGGTGCTCGACTTCGGCATCGCCAAGAGCATCGCCCCGAAAGAAGCAGGCGAAGTGAGCCTGACCGTGGGCGGCGATGTCCTGGGATCGCCGCTGTACATGTCGCCCGAGCAGATCCGCAACCCGAAGGGCGTCGACCCGCGCGCGGACGTGTGGTCGCTCGGGGCAATCCTGTACAAGCTGCTCACGGGCCGCGCGGCGTTCGAGGCGGACAATCCCTCGGCGAGCCTCGCGATGATCATCGCCGACGACCCGACGCCCCCGCGCACGCTCCGCCCCGGCGTGCCCGAGGGCCTCGAGGCCGTGGTGCTGCGCTGCCTCGAAAAGGGGATCGACCGGCGGTATCAGAGCGTCGACGAGCTCGCCCGCGATCTGCTGCCCTTCGCGCCCGAGCGGCCGCGCGGCAGGCCCTGGGCGGCGCCGAAGGGCGCGACGTCTCCCGCTGCGCCGGGCGGGACGGCGCGCTCTCCGCTCGCCGTGGCGACGTTGCGCAGCGCGCGCGAGCAGACGCCCAGCACCTCGCGCAAATCGACGGTCATCGTGGTCGCGGCGATGTGCGCGGCCGCGGTGCTCGGAGGCGTGGGGGCGCTGCTTTTTCTGCGAGCGAGCAAGGGCGCGCCCCAGGAGACCGCAACGCCGGACCCGCGCCCGCCCGAGCCTCCGCCGGCCGCTGCAATGACCGCGTCCCCGCGCCCGACCCTGGAGCCCGCACCCCCGCCCTCCGCCGAAGGCACGGGCGCGCAGCCCGCAGCCACGGCCGCACCGACGAACGCGCGAAAGACCGCGCCCCCGGCTTCCGCCACGAATCGCCCGAGGACCTCCGACGATGCTGCGCTCGATGATCGGCTCTGA